The window TTTCCAACTTTATGTTCGGACCAAATACAAACTTTAGATATATATGCGTTTCTTGACAAATTTTATTAGTGTCATCGTAGAAATTCTAACTGTTTTACAATTTGTGGACCAGTGTCGTACAGTGATAATTGTAGAACTCTAGAGTTTACAGATTGACCTCCTTTCTCTACCTGTCATCATTTAATCGCTaatcgtccgaacaaatcgagGCACAGCGCTTTCCCTCTCGGACTGATCTCGGGAGGCGCGAGATTTGCCTACGGCGTCGAGATTTTTCTCGCCTCTCCTGAATTTGCACATTGTGTTTACAAAGACACGGGCGATGAAGCGGTATATTGGATTCCGATACAGTGTTATGCGATCAACTGTCCAGAAATGTGTTGACAAGTCAATGTCCTCAGTGCATATTATTATAGTATTGTCAATGTATGCAAGATTTTATTCAGGCCATACACAATTTATTCAACCAgtctattttatttcaaaacaaacgCAACGTTATGATGTTTTATTAGTGCTGAGCTTATATCAAAGATCACGATAAAACAGAATATTTGATATTCTCTTCTGTATATTGAAAGTTGTAAAATCTACATGTTGTCCAAGCAAAATGctcttgtttgaaaaatattaagaatGTTTTTCTCCAcatttaattgttaaatgtttATCTAAATTGTACGGCCAAACTCTTGATTAGCTATTAGCAATGAATCGTGTTAAAATCCCACCATCGATAGGATTAAtgcaagaaataaataatagaaTGAAATATCAATTCTTGAtagtaatgtttattttattgatcTGTTTGTAGccgggaaaaaaattaatatcatggTTGGGCGATATGCACCGATGCTTAGGAAGAAAATTGCCCTCGGAATAAAGTTCCCGGAcataatattttgtattctACCCTATaacatgtatcatataatatgtattttctaaaatatcaaTAACACAACGAAAAATTTACAgtcttactttaaaaaaaaataggaaggAAATATACAAAGTGAACGTTAACGCTcgcaaaatttttgaaataatttatatgcCTAAGAATATTCGATTCTTTGAGACCTGGGCATATAAGAGGCATACCTTGGTTTTTATTTTAGGCAAAGAGAACAACTTCAAAAGATGCAATATTACGTATAAGACctaaaaacatcaaataaatcCAAAGTCTAAACCAATAATTTTAGAGATTCAATATTCACCGCGTGCAATCCCCCATGCCATGCGGGGGCGGTGATTTTGAATCGGAGAAAGTAATAATTTAGTAAGTAGTCAAAGACTTACTGCGTGTAATTAAAATAGATTTAGTTAACCAAAAGTTTTGCATAGAAGAATACAGTTACTAACTAACCACTAGGGGATTAAATATCTTTGGAACACGTTGTCAGTATGTGGGGAGGGGAGGCGACTCATGTTATTTTCGGTGCCTTTGATTTACAAAAACGTGATTCTctacttttttaaacaaaacattcctctaaaaaaataaatcggcATGTTGAGgacaatgacaatgaactttattctcGTAACTGAAACTAGAGTGTAAAGGAAATAGTTGTCTACTGTATGTACAAACTATACAATATAATAAACGAAAATCATTAGTACAGGCATGGTACCACGAGAGCTAACTCTCTCAGATATAGTATCTAATagtttacaaataattaaagaaatactTCAAACttcaaaaactataaaatgtaaaGTATTTGACCAAGAATCTTATGAGGCgtggaatggggggggggggggggcgaagaTCCTGGGgcatgaatttcttttttttaattttagtaaatattctcttttaaaaatgtatattttcgaCTCTGTAAATATTTCGTTTGAtcaaaagtttataaatatatatttataaatataaagttcGAGAATGATTTGTTACACAAGTTAAAGTCtatcaaaatgttttcagtTATTAGAATTTTGTAGAGTGAAATGAGTAACAGTTTTGCTGAATTCGAAGAAGTAGCGGAGCCTGTCCATCACATGTGTGATATATGTGGGAAATATTGTTCATCTAAGTCGACTATTAAAGAAAACTGCGCGGTGGGAAGGGGGGAGACAAAAACCACCATACCCCACGCTGTACGCACCATGCAGTCGGTATCAAAACTCCAAAATGTTATAAATCTTATATTTGTGTTTATACCGAACCTTGTTTTTAAGATTTGCTTTCTTGatatacattttacaattatttaaagattaaattatTTAGGTACATGCAATACTTGCAGATCTTGGTACACGTATCGCCAATGCGGTGAATACATAATTCTCTAGAGATTATATATATCATGCAAAATCTACATATGGGTAAGAGTGATCAAATGTTTTCTTAGGTtatactattatttttttccagaaaaggGGGGAGGGATCTTTTACCCTAACCACCTCAtccccattaaaaaaaaaaaataagaaaacaatgcTAAAAGTGGTGTCTAAAAAATccgaaaaaaacaaaaccagtCATTTGGACGTAATTAACAGCACCGGCAAGCGtttaattttgtattgaacTAGCAATAAACATGTTTCCACTTACTATTTAAACAGATCGATTTCGATGAAATTTGGTAAGTTAAACATTCAACAAAACTAAtgctatatatatttacatacattattaaagtacattttcaattcataaacCCATCATTTACTTGATCTTGACCGTGTATTTTATAGGTTATTAATTTTCGAATATTAATTACGGTACAATTCTATTATATAAACACCTTACTCTGTTACTTGGATTGAGAAAAATCAAAAGAGGAATTCGGATTTTTCATTTTTGCCCCCTATATCTATTATTTGgctataaaaatatacatgtcagaaatatttatGGGAAATGTTTCTGGCTGTTTAGCCGAGTTGGTTGGAGGAGAACGTGTGTATTGTCATTAATTAGCATTTCCATCTTTCCCCTCATCGCACGCTTGACAGATATTTGCCTTCATCATTTAAATGAATAAGGTTTTGAAATAACAATgatatctttaattttcaaaatttaaattgatatttttaatttgtttactcGGTCGATAAATACTCTAcaaagagaaaatattattaagttGATTTGATGTCATGAACATCAGTCGAAATACAAATTCtggtcaatattttattttgaaatccatgcataattatatataattaacaaatgttTAGTAAAAAGgggctgtttttttttatatagccTTTTGATATATTCTAAGCACATTAATTTCaccatttttaataaatttgaattttactacaattattgaaatataaatggttataaaaatatttccacACCTTTATTGAAAACATTTGAATGAATAGATAATTTACGAAATGATATgacagaataaaaaaatatatcacagTTCAGAACAATCTACCGGGTCTAGCTCCATGCATATTCAGTTTtggttttttcttttactttccCTGCAATGCCTTCTCACGCCTGATGATTTCTTCCACTCCGCGCCTCATTTCCTGGATAGCCTCGATTTCACTCAATCCCAGGCGGCGCTTGTTGGAAATATCATAGACTCCACCCACATTCTCCGTGTACCATCCATAAGttccttaaaatgaaaaatacaagcCCTGAATTCCCCTTTCTTTTCTATATCAGACGCCCGTGCTAGCTAACAAGGGGTTGGTTCttccactttttaaaaatgtaatttttttatctcaatCATTAGAAACATATTAGTCAGTACAACCTCcgttttttcaatgaaaaatggaTCTACGTGTCTATATGAAAATTGGTTGTAAAAACTATAAAACAGTGATGAAAGTACCTCTGGATTGAAGGTTGAGTTTATCGCAGAACTCCTTGAAGTCGGGTTCGGCCGCCAGTTTGGGGATTTTGATGTGGACACTTGCCCGGCAGGTGGTTCCTAGATTGGTGGTACAGAAGGTGAGGTAGCCCAGCTGATCGTGGTGGGCAAAGGTCAGCTTCTTCTCCATCTCCTGGATCGCCTGCAAAAGATGAAACGTGTGCGGATCAATCAACAGATACATTAACTTGcaaaatttttaatcaaatcctattgatactttttttttttaaatctttaatgaaaGAATAATAGTATAGTACACAATTAAGACTAAACATCCTTAATTGATTATATAATACTCTCTGCCCAGCCTTGCTTGTCTGTCCGTTCGTCCCTTACAcctctctccctctctttctctctctctctctctctctctcataaccgttgcagttatgaggcCACATCTTACATTGACGAGACGTTTCCAGACGGCGGCGAGGTCGCCCCCCTTCTGCATGGAGATCAGACGGAGATGGTCCTCCTCATTCACCCAGCACAGGaaggttttgttgttgttgaagaAGATCCCTCTGTTAATGGGCCAATCCTTGTACACCCAAGCGTCCCGTAAAAACCTGCAATcatgatagaaaaaaaagttaaaaatactTTGAGCTATTCCTTTTTGCAAATcttgcaatgaaaaaaaaattgattgaagtggctcactacacctcgAAATAGCttttcaaatcagcagaaaattactttattttgaaCGGAAGCATGATCCATAAGAAGTATAAaagtcaaataagcgaaaaaagAGAACACTTtttgttaaagatttaatatgattttcgaaaaataaatccaaaaaaataaacaaaaacccccAGGCAGATTCAAACTCTATttttcacaagcctgatactttaaccattcAGCTAGCCTAttatattacataaacaaatcgagcgaaacaaacaatttaattaataaaacatataagtCGCCATCTTGTGATGAAGTGTCATAAAAAGTATAAGCTTCGATGTGGTAAGCTactttgaaatgaatattttggcCAAATTAGAGAACCCACACATTAGACTTTGGATCAAATAGAAAATACAACATGAATAATTGAGTAAAATTATGAgtcttttaaagataaatttagcATGCTTTTAACACAAAATTTgattatcttttatatataataaatatagtCCCTCtatttaataataaacaagGTTAACATCGCCGCCAtcttgaatttctttaaaactgtcACATCCAGtggatttttgtttaaaactcatcGGTATAAAATTACTTTGCGATCCTGTCCGTCTGCCGATTGGTCCTGCAACACCTAAGTTTACAAGTGATTCAACCGGAACGGTGCATTACACCTGCCACCTACATTCACCACCTAGTCTGCATCTACTACCTTGCCTAGGCAACTAAAAGGATAAagggagaaaaatatataacatcaacTTGCTGGAATTGTttgtatgtacaatgtacctATCGTCGTTCTTGAACATAAAGTGGTCATCAATGAGCTGCTGGTTCTCCTCGGGGGTCATGGTTTCCAGGGAGTAGTATTTCCCCTTCAGCTCTCCCTCCAAAGAATTCAAAGCATCAACAGAAATCTTCTCCATCTCTTTACGTTCCTGTAAGGAAAGAGGAGCTTATGTATAAAAAGAACACTGCATTTTCTATAAATGTGTCACTGTGTGTGTtttagtggggggggggggggggttcacaTCAATCTAAATATACATACGTATgcaaatactgtatacagggaaatattcgtccCTTTTTATTTTCGCCACTTTCGCCCTCgatcgttgtcagcgggcgaaatAAAGACATATgtttcaaattatctctctttaaacacaactgtgtctgggcgaattcaagacgggacAAACATGTTTGCAAGTGGAGAAGGGGGCAAATTGCATATGGCTAAAAAATAACCATGTATACAGTATAATAATAAggagaaaattaactcgtaataacgagatctttactcgtaataacgagatcatttcccgtaattacgagaaaattaacgcgaaataacgagatcttttctcgttgtTACGAGATCTTTtatcgtaataacgagataattaactagcaataacgagatcttttctcgtaattactaaataaaaatatgtttttatgtggccctattcgtctttcgtagttacagcatgatgtcatatagTTACAAGATCTCGACTCAAAACTACGAACATAATAAGATACGCATATCCTTCACAAACGTCAATcgtttttaataatatatttctttgtgATAAAACTATATGTACTGGtcaaatttgggttttttttctgttagaGGTATAGCGCCTTTTCCCTTTATTTCTGCTACACCCGTGTTTGAACGGAAAGTACCTTTAACTAAAAATGAATACAGGTACTTGCCACAATATGATTTCCGAAACCTGGGTACTGATGTTATGTTTACTCATAAAAGACAGCATATACTTAGAACCCTTGTGTATAAATTCAGTTGATATTCTGAACCGTGATTACTTCCAGCAAAATGCAATGAATGTGAACAGTGTAGAAGTATTTAGGAAATCTGTTTATTTCTGATGCTCATGCTTAGAATAATACAagagaatttgtttttaaaatccaGATAAGATACAGGTAATTTATACTTTCTATTTTTATCATGCTTTACGAGAAAAGAAACAACAATATATTTACTACTTAGGGGAATCGATACAgcgaccacaaaatcaaaaagacaTACACGTTACCACTAGGTCACGCATACAACACAGGAATCCAATgcctttcaatttcaaaatatgtgtCTAATTTTCAGTATGAAGACCACGTTAAACCAAAATAAATCCAATGTAAATGTGTACTGTAATACCtgtaaaacatcattttaatggGATTTCTTTGGTTTAGAATGGgttcaattatttaaatatcCAACGTTTTATTGCATACTATTTTTTCTATACGTCCTTAACAAAACCTTAAGATTTTAATGATATCGCGTAAAATAATTAACTCTTTTAACCTGGTTATTGTGTAATTTgcgttttttaaaagatattttaaataaattttgttaaatattgaaaCTGGCTTATGTTTGCAGTAGTGCTTTTAATATTGTTGGCAAAATCGTATACTAAGTGTGCTATTCTTTCCATTGTTAGCATCTTGTCTCAAAATGGCTTGTTCAATGGCATTTCGTTAAAATTATTCATCAATATACGGTCATTTTTAAAGTGAGACCTCTTTATACAGTTCATCATACTGACAAACTGACAGGTTTTGTCTTGTTTCAAACATGGCAAGTATACTGTTTGATACGACACACTTAGCTATATTAACTGACCTCAGCATTGACCACTGGTGGAAACCCATAGCTGGCGTGACTACGTCCGACCCTGACCCGCGTAGACACGATGAACTCTCCGCTAGGGTCAAGGTCGCCAAAACCGAGGTTGTTAAAATCGCCAAAGTCTGGTTTTGTGTGCTTGATCTCTGCCACTTTGTGGTAGTCCTTTATGACTGGGTGGAGCACCTCCTTAAAAACCTCATAGGCATCGGGGTCACTGGCGAAAATCCCACAGCCGCCGTCCAGGTTGTTAcagcctatatatatatatatatatatatatatatatatatatatatatatatatatatatatatatatatatatatatatataaacacaaagcATAAGTCCAATGCTCAAACAAGTTGTTTGAGCATTAGACTTATTCTTTGTGTTCATTCATCCCCGGTATCAAGAAAAAggatttatacataaaaatgatcaataaatGTGAACTTATTATACAtacatttacttattttttcaCTTAATTGGAGTAATTACTCTTAAATAAACCTTCAAGGATGGCTAAAACATCATtattgcaacaacaaaaaagatcGGTCTATTTCTGCACGAATTCTGGCCAAGAAATCCATCAGGGTAGGTCTGCCCGGAAAAACTAAAATGTTTTGATAAGTTTTGATCAAAGGACTAAATTGAGAGCTGATACTTTTAGGGGCAGCCCTATCCTGAAACATTCAATTCTTTAACACTTGTGTTTTCTCTCCAACTTGCTAAAAAATGGTGCAgttaaaacatgtcttatattgacatttaaagaaatacctgTTATAACGTATCATTTATTCTGTTTTGGCAATCTATGAgagttgaaaaataaaacaaattacattacagaatgaacatttatttatgaTGCAATatctaaatgtcaaggtctaatATAGGTGATCATGCAAATATAAGGAATTAACACAAATTATTTAGTAAActtggcgttatgaatagcatctgctggcatattttcatGATGCACTAGCACcagcagagcaattgctattcatgatgttcactaaataacgttgtttatttcttacatagaTGACATATACCTGACTGAATACAATGGATGAGTGTTCCATCGAACTTTGTTTTCCTATCTTTGAGCTGCTGGTAAAATTCTTCGGTTAAATGTTTCTTCAGCAGAGTTTTGCAGTCAGTTGCATTCTTTAGCGTGTTCCACAATTCCTCCAGCGACATCTTAGAGCTGTGTGTTGAGACGATCACTGCAACACTTCTTAAAAATGGTGTTTACAGgagtgtacattttttttcaaattactatTACTGTGTCGGCACAAAACACGCTCGGTTAACTATCTGTTTCCTTTTATCGACAGACCATGGCAATCCGGTAATGAATTGCAAGGTACATTCATCATGCGCTATTACACGTTTTAGTGTATACTAggcgtattgaaaatataatttaccaTTTTGAATTATCCTTTATAAActattttcagtttttgtgtCAGAATTTATGACATAGATATGGAAAATTATGTCTGATCTTTCATTTCTAttctcacatttaaaaaaaaataatgcttaTGAGGTCTTATATCAACCTATATAAATGCCCCATCGTCAAAGCTCAAAGAAAAGGTTTGTCCTAATAAATTAAAAGCAGTGAGTACATTTTTCATGCGATATCCCTAGTTTGGGACAACATTAGTAGAaagcactttgaaaattttcttcagGAAAAACAATTAGAATGTTTAACGTTCACAACTTTTTTTCTAGTGCTAGTGTtcgttttacatgtatttttaatgccATTTCAAAACCCATGTGTATTTCCCGGACATAATCAACATGGTACAAATGCTATTCTGGACTGCAAACATATACCTGAAGCAAATTTAAAAGTAGCAAAACCAGAGCATGGAATTCGGgatgtatttgtatatttgtgttttttattgcCATGGTTATTTAAGTATGTTAGAAATGTTTAGctacctgtatttatttttgatgtaCAATGAATAAGTCACCAATAAACA is drawn from Crassostrea angulata isolate pt1a10 chromosome 5, ASM2561291v2, whole genome shotgun sequence and contains these coding sequences:
- the LOC128185721 gene encoding arginine kinase-like codes for the protein MSLEELWNTLKNATDCKTLLKKHLTEEFYQQLKDRKTKFDGTLIHCIQSGCNNLDGGCGIFASDPDAYEVFKEVLHPVIKDYHKVAEIKHTKPDFGDFNNLGFGDLDPSGEFIVSTRVRVGRSHASYGFPPVVNAEERKEMEKISVDALNSLEGELKGKYYSLETMTPEENQQLIDDHFMFKNDDRFLRDAWVYKDWPINRGIFFNNNKTFLCWVNEEDHLRLISMQKGGDLAAVWKRLVNAIQEMEKKLTFAHHDQLGYLTFCTTNLGTTCRASVHIKIPKLAAEPDFKEFCDKLNLQSRGTYGWYTENVGGVYDISNKRRLGLSEIEAIQEMRRGVEEIIRREKALQGK